The genomic DNA GCATCGAGCCCCCTTTGGCGCGCGCGACATTTAACGTTCTCTTTTTCTATTTCCAAGCCTCATGACTTGACGCGCGATGCCTTCACTGCGAGTGGACGCGACGTGCACTTCAATGAAGCGCATTCCCATCTCTCAAGGAGTGATGACGAATGAAGTACGTCAATCTGGGTCATACGGGCCTGAAGGTTTCCCGTATCTGTCTGGGATGCATGAGCTACGGCACCTCGAAGTGGCGCCCGTGGGTGCTGGACGAAGAGGCCTCGCAACCCTTCTTCCGCCGGGCGGTGGAGGCGGGCATCAACTTCTTCGACACCGCGGATATGTATTCATTGGGGGTCAGTGAGGAGGTCACCGGCCGAGCCCTGCGCAAGTATGCGCGGATGGAGGAGGTGGTCCTCGCCACCAAGGTCTACAACCCGATGGGTGACGGGCCCAACATGCGCGGGCTCTCTCGCAAGCACATCGTGCAGGGGTGTGAGGCCAGTCTGAAGCGTCTGGGGGTGGAGACGATCGATCTGTACCAGCTCCACCGGATGGATCCGGACACGCCGCTGGAGGAGACGCTGGGCGCGTTGGATCAGCTCGTGCGGCAGGGGAAGGTCCGCTACATCGGCGCGAGCTCGTCGTCGGCGTGGAAGTTCGCCAAGGCGCTGAGCATCTCCGAGCGCAACGGCTGGGCGCGCTTCGTGTCGATGCAGAACCACTACAACCTCGTCTACCGCGAGGAGGAGCGCGAGATGATGCCCCTGTGCCAGGAGGAGGGCATCGGCGTCATCCCCTGGTCGCCGCTGGCGCGCGGGCTGCTGGCGGGCACGCGCAAGTCGCTGGATGACAAGCAGTCGACGACGCGCTCGGGCTCGGACGCGTTCGCGAACTCGCTCTACGACAACCCTCGGGACTGGGACGTGGTGGAGGCGGTGAAGAAGGTGGCCTCCGAGCGGGGCAACAAGCCCGCCGAGGTGTCCCTGGCGTGGCTGTTGTCGAAGCCCGCGGTGGTGGCGCCCATCATCGGCGCCACGAAGCTGGATCACCTGGAGGACGCGCTGCGCTCGCTGGACGTGAAGCTCACGCCGGCCGAGGTGAAGGCGCTGGAGGCGCCCTACGTGCCGCACGAGGTCCGCGGGCACTGAGCGCGGGGTTCAGGGCGCCTCCTTCGCGAGCTCATCCACCTCCTTCTGGAGCTCCTGGGTGCTGTCGAAGAAGGCGTCCACGGGCTTCGCGGACGCCGCGCGGAAGGAGGGGGGCAGCAGCGTGTGATCGAAGTCCAGGCTGGACGAGAAGTCCTCGTCGCCCAGCAGCGAGTCCAGCTGCGTCAGGAAGCCGAAGCACACCAGGATGAGCGCCAGCAGGGTGGCGAGCCGCTTCGGCTCCGCGCGGGACACGTAGCGCACGTGCCAGAAGAACACGCAGCCCATCCACCCCAGGTAGCCCAGCAGGTACAGCCAGCGCACCCAGGTCCCCAGGGCCAGGCTGTACACCACCGCCCCGAGCAGCAGCGGAATGGCCAGCGCCCCCAGCAGCCCGAGGCTCGCGATGGTGCCGTGCGCCCCGAAGTGGAACTGCCGGCGCGCCACCTTGCTGGCGACGGACCAGATGCCCGCCCAGAAGAAGGCCACGACCACCGGCACCAGCACCGCCAGCGTCATCGAGCCCCAGTCCGTCTTCTGGTAGCTGGACAGGTACTCCTGGAGGAGGAAGGCCGCGACGGTCAGGGCCAGCATCGCGGGGAAGGCGAAGGGCCGCTCGAAGACGCGGCCCCGGGGTGCGGCCGGGATGGCGGTGACGCGCGTGTCCTCCACCTTGTGCGCGCGGCTCCGGAAGCGCAGCACCGTGTCCCCCACGGCCACCCGCGCGTCGTCCGCGAGCACCAGCTCCGCCAGCTGCGCCCACGGCTCCACCCGGAACGTGCCATTGCGGCTGCCCACGTCCCGCACCACCAGCTTGCCGTCCTCGGTGCGCTCGATGCGCAGGTGCGAGGCGGACACCTTCGGGTCGTCCAGGACGACGTCGTTGGCGTAGCCGCGCCCCACCGTCACCGGGAAGCGCTCCAGGCGGTGCCGCGCGTGCACCGCGTCTCCTTCCAGCACCTCCAGGAAGATCACTTCGTCCACGCGAGCGCCTCCAGGTAGCGGCGCGCGATGGCGCGTGCGTTGTCCGCGGAGAACCCGGCCAGGTCCAGGCACGTCTGGACTCCCGAGGTGCTCGCGTTGACCGTGGCCGCCCGGAGCGCCAGGTCATACAGGCCGGGGAACTTCTTGTAGGCGCGCAGGCACAGGGCCGTGCGCACGGGGATGCCGCCCACCTTCACGAACTCCACCTTGCAGCGGAAGTTCGTCACGTCCTCCCGGGTGGCGTCCACGCCGCCCGCGTCGTTGCCGAAGGTGTCCGCGTAGAGCGACGCGAAGCGCAGGGGGCCGAGCGTGTCGCTCGCCACGGCGGCATGGTCATACGCCACCACGCCCGTGCGGTGGTCCGAGCTCAGGTAGATATCCTCCTCGGAGGAGCACTGGTAGCGGGTGATGGTGTACGGGTTCTCGGGGTTGTGCGGGGTGTCGCCCCAGCACTTGAGGAACGGCAGCCAGCGGCCGGGCACGCGGTAGTCGCCGAGCTGCTGCGTCGGCAGGGGCTCGGCCAGCAGGCGCTCGGTGATGCGCTGCTGGTTGTCCAGCAACTGCGAGCCCACCACGGCCAGCAGCGCGGAGGGGCTGCTCTCCTTCACCTGACGCGCCCGCTCCAGCAGCGCGCGGGCATGTGCCACCGGCACCAGGAAGCCGAGCTGGTTGCCCAGCGTGGCCACGTTGACGCCCACCACCCTGCCCTCGCCCGTCACCGTGGGGCCGCCACTCATGCCGGGGTTGATGGCGCCGCTGAAATGCACCTTGTCGTAGAGGGCGTCCTGCACCAGGCCGTTGTAGGTGCCCTCGACGATGGTGGTGCCCAGGTCATGCGGGTTGCCCATGGCGTACAGCCGGGTGCCCTGCGGAGGCTCCTTCGTCGACAGCTCGAACCAGTCCTTCACCGGCCCGGTCTGCTGGATGACGGCCAGGTCGTGCACCACGTCCACGTCCACCAGCCGCACCGGGATGGCCGACGCGTCATTCCCATCGCGCACCAGCTCGGCGGTGTAGTCCTCCGGGTGGTGAACGATGCTGGAGACGACGTGGTAGTTGGTGACGGCGTGCCCCTCGGCGCTCACGAAGAAGGCCGAGCCGATGGAGGACTTGGTGCCGCTGCGCCGCTCGATGATGCGCACCTGGGCCACGCGGCCCTTGAGCCGCTCGAAGAGCTCATGGGTGGCCGGAGGCAGCGTGGCCACGGGCAGAGGAGGAACGACGGCCGGAGCGCCCGCGTCCGGTGCGCCCTCGGGAACGTCGTCCTGAGCCGGGACCGGGGCCTGCGCCAGCGCGGCGAGGAGGAGGATCGTCAACATAGCGGGCGCACAGTAGCGGAACGACCGCCCGTTGCCCGCCCGACCTGCCCCACCCGCGGCCGTGTCCCCTGTGCACCTCCCGGAGCGGAGCGGGCGGACCGCTACCACGCTTTTTTGACGCCGGGGACGGAATTTTGAAGGCAGTGGCGAAAAATTTGCGTAGCAGGCAGGCAACAGAGCCGGCAAAATGAGAGAACCCTCGGCCCCGTGACATCCCTGCCCCGTACGGTAACCTTGCGCCCGAGATGAACCCCGAAGCCCGCGCCGAAATGGTCGCCCATGCCGAACGCGCCCTGCGTCGCGGAGAGCTGAGTGAGGCGTTGAGCCTCTACGAGCGGCTCTGCCGATCTTTCCCAGGCGATGAGAGTCTGGCGCACAAGCTGACCAACGTGCGCGAGATGCTCCTGCCCGAGGAGCTCGAGGCCCTGCGGTCCCTTCGTGTCGAGCGGCCCAGTGTCCGGCAGGAGCGGGTTCCCCTGGGTCCTTCCTCACCCGTGGCCGAGGGCGAGCGCCTCTTCGCCCTGGGGGATTACGCCGCCGCCGCGGCCGCCTACCGCCGGGCCCTTCAGGAGCGGCCCGACAGCGAGCTCATCCGTGAGCGGCTCGAGGAGCTGTACAGGCTCGCACGCACACTCCCCGTGCGGCCCTCTCCCACGGACAAGAAGTTGCCCCGGCAGGTGGAGCCGTTGTTGCTCGCCCTGCTGGACCGGGTGGCCGCGCGCCGTCGCCTCAAGCGCGATTGACGCGTTGCACCCCTTGGGGCCGGCTCCTAGAATCCGACCCCGACTTCGTTGTCATACCCGCGATCCACTCCCTGACAACCGCGTCTCATCTGGGACCCATGACGCTCATCGGCCGCAACATCGGGCGGTACCGCATCCTCGAGGAGCTGGGCTCCGGGGGCATGAGTGTCGTGTACAAGGGGCTCGACACGACGCTGGACCGCGAGGTGGCGGTCAAGGTGCTGCACCCGCACCTGGCGATGAAGAGCGAGTCGCGCCGGCGCTTCGCCCGCGAGGCCAAGGCGGTGGCGCGGCTGCACCACCCCAACATCCTCGAGGTGTTCGACTTCTCGGCCGAGGGCGCGCAGGACGCCTTCCTCGTCACCGAGTACGTGCGGGGCCGCACCCTCAAGGAGTACGTGGACGAGCTGGGCCGGCCGGAGCTGCCGGAGCTGGCGGCCATGATGCTCCATGAGATCGCCGCCGCGCTGGCGCACGCACACGAGGCGGGCGTCATCCACCGCGATCTCAAGCCCGAGAACGTGATGGTGCGCGAGGATGGGCTCCTCAAGCTGATGGACTTCGGCATCGCCAAGCTGCTCGACACCGAGGAGCGGATGACCGTCACTGGCGCGCTGGTGGGCTCGCCGGCGCACATGGCCCCGGAAATCATCGAGGGCCACGAGATCGGTCCCGAGGCCGACATCTTCTCCCTGGGCACCATCCTCTACGCCCTCATCGTCGGGAAGCTGCCCTTCGCGGCGCCCAACGCCACCGCGACGCTCAAGCGCATCCTCGACGGGGCGTATGAGGATCCACGCCAGCGGGTGCCCACGCTCTCGGACGAGCTGGCGGAGATCTGCGCCCGGTGCCTGGAGAGGGATCCCTCCCGGCGCTACCCGAACGCGGGCAAGCTGCGCGACGCGCTGGGGGACTACCTGGCGGGGCTCGGCTTCGCGCGCGTGGGCGAGGAGCTCGCCTCCTTCTTCGCGGATCCGCCCTCGTACCAGAAGCTGATGCGCCCGCGGATCATCGCCACGCTGCTCGAGCGCGGGGAGCGGATGCTCGCGGAGAAGCGCACGCCCCGGGCGCTCGCCTGCCTCAACCAGGTGCTGGCGCTGGATGCCTCCAACACGCGCGCGCATGCGCTGCTCGCGGGGCTGGCGCGGGAGCGGCGCCTGAAGAAGTGGCGTGCCCGGGGGCTGAAGGTGGGCGCGGGCCTGCTGGTGGTCTCGGTGCTCGGCCTGGGCGTCCACCTGCTCCGCCAGCGCGCCCCGGACGCGCGGCCGGTCGGCGTCGAGGTCGTGCCCGCCTCGGTGGTGCGGCCCACCCCGAAACCCGGGCCCGCCACGCACCCCGGGGCGGAGAAGGCGCCAGCCACCACGCTGGCTCCTCCCCCTCCTCCTCTGGCCACCGTGGAGTCCGCACCTCTGCGCAAGCCCCAGGCGCGCGCCGAGCCTCCTCGGACCGAGCCTCCTCGTGCCGAGCCCGTCCGCCTCGCGCCGGTGCCCGCGTCCATCCTGGTGCGGCCCTACGGCTACATCCGCGTGGACGATGGAGAGCGCAGCGAGCACCCCCTCGCGCAGCACGCGGTGGAGCTATCGCCCGGCCCGCACACCGTGACCATCAGCTGCGACTACTGCGAGGACGCCCAGGAGACGATCGAGGTGCGGCCCGAGGCGGAGAACGTCTTCCGCCTGCGCGCGCAGCTCAAGCCCTCGCGGCTGATCTTCGCGTACGAGCCCGCGGACGCGCAGGTGCGTGTGGGCTCCGAGGTGCGCACCGTGCGCGAGACGCAGGAGCATCCCTTCGACATCCACTCGCCGAGGGGGCCGGCGAGCTTCCAGCACCGCGTGGAGTACGAGGTGAGCCACAACGGGTACCTCACCGAGAAACGCGTAGCGCTGATCGAGCCCGGGAAGTCCACCACGCTGCGCGGGTCCCTCGTCGCCGAATGAGCCGCTGCCTCGCCCTTCTTCTCGTCTTGGGGCTGTTGGCCTCCGGAACCGTGCTCGCCGCCGACGAGCCGGTGGATCCGGAGGTGAACGCCCTGCGTGCCAGCTACGAGTACGGCCGCTATGCCGAAGTGCTGGACCGGGCGGGCAGCCGCATCGATCGGGGCCGCCTGTCGGACAAGGATCTGGCGGAGCTGCACAAGCTGGCCGGGCTGAGCGCCTTCCACCTCAACCGGAGCGAGGACTCCTCGCGCCACTTCCGCGCGCTGCTGCGGTTGGAGCCGGACTTCAACCTGGATCCCTTCTCGGTGCCGCCGCCGGCGGTGGCCTGGCTGGACGGCATCCGCGAGCAGATGTCGGCGGAGCTGGAGCTGGTGCGCCAGGAGCGGCGGCTGCGGGTGGAGCGTGAGCGCGCGGAGAACGAGCGCCGCGAGCGCGAGCGCGTGGCCACCGAGGAGCAGCGCCGCCGGGTGGAGGAGCTGTCGCGGCAGGTGATGGTGCGCGAGGTGGAGAAACGCAGCTACCTGGTGAACTTCGTGCCCTTCGGGGCGGGCCAGTTCCAGCAGGGCCGCACTGGCATGGGCACGCTGTTCGCGGCCGCCGAGGGCGCGCTCGCCATCACCAGCATCCTCTCCTTCTTCGCCTATGACTCGCTCATCGAGACGAGGAAGGTGACCGTGGACGACATCCACGGGCCCAAGGATCTCACCGTGAGCTACATCCCCACCGCGCGCAAGCCGCAGGCCACGCTCTGGAAGAGACTCAAGTGGGGCACCGCCGGTGGCTTCTACGCGGTCTACGCGGCGGGCGTGGTCGATGCGCTCGTGAACCACCAGGACCAGGTGGTGGTCCAGACACACCTCGAGACCCCGCCCTCCACCCCGCCGCGGTCGACCCCGCCCGCGGCGAATCTGCACCTCTACCCCACGCCCGGCGGAGCCGGCGTCGGCTTCACCCTCGCATTCTAGGAACACGTCGACATGGCCAGCCTCACCGTCCGTACCCCCGATGGAAAGGTCCGCACGGTCCCCCTCCACAAGCGCATCACCAGCATCGGCCGCTCGGCCGACAATGACGTGCAGGTGGAGGACCCGTCCGTGCCGGACAGCGCCCTGCACCTGCTCTTCGATGGAACGCGCTACCAGCTCGGCAGCCTGGGCGCGAGCTTCCAGGTCAACGGCAAGAAGCGGGACAACCACGTGCTCGCCACCGCCGACATCATCCGGGTGGGGGGCACCGAGCTCGTCTTCGCCCGCGAGGACGCCGCGCCCCCCCGGCCCTCCCTGGTGCCCACACCGGCCCTCACCGTCACCCATGAGACCGAACGGACGACGGATCCGGACTCGCATACCCGGGACATGCCCGGCGTGGTGGGCCGCGAGCTGGTGCTGCTGCGCCGGCTCACCGCCTTCAGCGAGCGGCTGCTCGGCAGCTCCAGCCGGGACGATCTGCTGGAGAGCCTGCTGGACGAGGCCATCGAGGTGACGCGGGCGGACAAGGGCTTCCTCATCCTCCGGGAGAACGGCGAGCTGCGCGTGAAGGTGGCGCGCAACCTCACGCGGGAGAACCTGATCGACGCGGTGGAGCGCGTGTCCGACTCCATCGTCGAGAAGGTGGCGCGCACCCGCAAGCCGCTCATCATCAGCGACGCGCTGGACGACCCCGAGTTCAAGGCCAGCAAGTCCGTGGTGAACCTCCAGCTCCTGTCCGTCATGTGCGTGCCGATGGTGCGCGGTGACGAGCTGTTCGGCGTGCTCTACGTGGGCAATGACCGGTTGGTGAACCGGTTCGAGCCCAAGAGCCTGGACATGCTCACCATCTTCGCGGCGCAGGCGCTGCTGCTCATCCACAACGCGCTGCTGGTGAATGATCTCAAGCTGGACAACACCGAGCTGCGCAAGCGCCTGGACGACACCCGCTACGGAGAGATCGTCGGGGCCTGCCAGGGCATGCTCGACGTGTACAAGCGCATCGACAAGATCGCCCCCACGGACATCTCCGTCCTCATCACCGGCGAGACGGGTACGGGCAAGGAGCTCATCGCCCGGGAGATCCACCGGCACTCCCCGCGGACCAAGGGACCCTTCGTCACCATCAACTGCGGAGCCATCCCCGAGAACCTGCTGGAGAGCGAGCTGTTCGGCCACGTGCGCGGCGCCTTCACCGGCGCGGTGAACACGAAGGCGGGCAAGTTCCAGGCGGCCATCGGCGGCACGCTCTTCCTGGACGAGATCGGCGAGATGCCGCTCCAGCTCCAGGTGAAGCTGCTGCGCGCGCTCCAGGAGAAGGTCGTCTACAAGGTGGGCGACCACCGGGGCGAGCCGGTGGACATCCGCGTGGTGGCGGCCACCAACCGGGTGCTCGAGGACGAGGTGCGCAAGGGCACCTTCCGCGAGGATCTGTACTACCGCCTCAACGTGGTGACGTTGAAGCTGCCGCCCCTGCGCGAGCGCGGCGAGGATCTCTTCGTCCTCGGCAAGTACTTCCTGCAGAAGTACGCCAAGGAGTTCGGCGCGAAGACCAAGAGCTTCTCCCCCTCGGCCACGGTCGCCATGAAGAAGTACAGCTGGCCGGGCAACATCCGCGAGTTGGAGAACCGCATCAAGAAGGCGGTGGTGCTCGCGGAGAAGCCGCTGCTCGGCCCGGACGACCTGGATCTCAAGCCGGAGAACCTGGACCCCGTGCTGCCGCTGTCCGACGCGCGCGAGCGCTGGCAGAAGCAGTACATCCAGGAGGTCTACGAGCGGAACAACCGCAACAAGACCAAGACGGCCAAGGATCTGGGCGTGGATCCGCGCACCATCTTCCGCCACTTCGAGAAGCTGGAGGCAGAGAAGGCCGGCATGCCCCTGCCTCCCGATGAGGGCGGCGACGACGAGCTGCTGTAGTCCCGGGAACAGAACCGGCCCCCGGGGACGCCGTGACAGGGCTGTCGCGGTTCCCCGGGCTTGCCCCCTGTGGCACCCTTTTCAACCCCCCATTCCGACGATGAATTTCTCTCTGCGCCAGCTGGCCGGTGAATTGCTACCACGCCCCTCCATGAAGTGGTTGGGACTCGGAGTGGCCGTGTGGACCTTGGGGGGATGCCTCATCCCCCAGGACGAGAACTACCTCAACGAGTTCCCCATCCAGCGCAACCGTCCCCCCCGCATCGTGGAGAGCCAGGTGGAACCGGTCGAGCGCATCGTCCGCAGCTACGGCTCCGACGCGTGTGAGATGACGTTCTCCGTCATCGTCGAGGATCCCGACACCGCCAACAGGCTCTCCGTGTACTGGTTCGTGGACTACGATCCCAGCCAGCCCCGGCAGGCCGACGCCGTGTCCCGGGTGGAGCCCCGGGACAACAAGATCGCGCGCGAGGATCGCGCCTACTTCCAGGTGAGCTTCAATTCGGGGGAGCTCAACCGCCTGAACCTGCCGGGCGATCACGTCGTCGAGGCGATCGTCTCCGACACCTCCCTGGTGGGACGGGATCCCGAGCTCAAGCCCATCTCGCTCTCGGATGGAAGCACCTTCAACGACGCCGGTTACACCGCCACGTACGTGTGGTTCGTGAAGACCGGAAATGGTTGCCGATGATCCGCCCTACCCTGCTGAGGATGATGTGGATGGCCCTCGCCACGGCCGGTTGCGGCGCGAGCGATGACATCTATCCCTACGAGATCAGCTGCCGCGCCGACAGCGATTGCCAGGGCGATGAGGTGTGCTTCATCGACGGCTGTGGAGACCCCGGCAGGAACATCGTCGTGGAGGTGGTCCCCAACCCCAAGGGAGGGTTGTACGCCCAGGACTTCCCGGTGAACGAGCTGCGCAGCCAGCAGAACCTCGAGCTGTTCGATCCGGCCATGCTCCAGGGCCAGGTGCGGGTGGCGAGCACGGAGGCCCCCAGCGGCTACTCGGCCCCCGTCACCCTGCGCCTGACGGGCGAGAGCCTGCTCATCCCGGGCCTGGTGCGCCGCCACGAGAGCACCCTCACCCCGAGCGATGGCCTCTACATGCTGCCGGTGGGCTCGGGGCGCTACAACGTGACCCTGATCCCCACGGATCCCGTGCTGCCGCCCCTGTCCAACACCCGTGACGTGCAGCCGGGCCGCGCGGTGACGCTGGACTTCGTCCTGCCGGCCCTCGCGGACCTGGTGCGGCTCTCCGGGAAGGTGGTACGGCCGAACCAGCTGCCGCTGGGCGCGCTGATGGAAGCCCAGGCGTTGGACGATGAGCTGCGCCCGCTCTCGCAGCGGGTGCAGGTGGACGCCTCGGGGAATTTCTCCCTGTCGCTGCCACCCTCGGCGCTGCTGCTCCCCACGGTCGTCGTGCAGGTGATGCCCACCTCGGCGGAGGCGCTGGTGCCGCAGAAGCAGTTCACCGTGAATCCGCGCCAGGCGCTCCTCGGTTCGCTGTCCCTGGGGGACTACGGCGACCCGGTGACGTACCAGGGCCGGGTGCTGGACCAGGACGGGAAACCGGTGCCGCAGGCCACGGTGTACCTGCAGGGCAAGGTGGGCGGTGGAGGGCAGTACCGCAGCCGGAAGGTGCTCACCGACGAGAGAGGCGACTTCACGCTGTCCACCCTGCCGAGCTCCCCCGAGTCGGCGATGACGCTCTCCGTCATCCCGCCGTCGGGCTCGCCCGCGGGATTCACCGTCAGGTCAGTCTCCGTGCCGCGCAATGTCACGACGCGGGGGCCGGACGTGGTGTGCGGAGACCGGATGAAGGTCCGCGGCACCCTGCGCATGCCGAGCGGCTCGTTGTGGGCCGCGGGCGTACGGGTGGTGGCCGAGCCGATCGACGCGGTGCCCGGCTGGCCCGCGCCCTCGTTCAGCGTCGAGGCCGCGCGCCCCACGGATGACATGGGCCGCTTCGAGATCGCGCTGGATCCGGGGCAGTACCGCTTCGACTTCATCCCCACCGATGATCTTCCCCGGGTCAGCCGCATCGTGTCGGTGCGCCCCGGGGACGGTATCCTGTCGGATGGCTCGATGGAGCTCGCCCCCTTCACGCTCTCCAACGGCCGCCGCATCACCGGGCTCGTCAGCTTCGGCGGCGAGAAGCGGAACCTGCCGACCGTGCCCTACGCGTCCGTCCGCTTCTTCCGCGTGGTGAACGTGGAGGGCAAGCCCTCCGCCCTGCTGCTCACGCAGACGCTGACGGACCAGAACGGCACCTACTCCACCACCGTGCCCACGCGCTGACGTCAGCGCCGGGTGAGCACCATCGGCCCCTGGGCGGTGATGGCCACCGAGTGCTCGACGTGCGCGGCGAGCCGGCCGTCCGCCGAGACGGCCGTCCACTCGTCGTCGAGCACCTCGATGTCCTCGCTGCCCGCGGTGACCATCGGCTCGATCGCCAGGACCATGCCGCGCTTGAGCCGGAGCCCCTGGCCCCGCTGGCCGACGTTGGGGACGGCGGGCATCTCGTGCATGAAGCGCCCGATGCCGTGCCCGCTGAAGCTCGTCACCACCGAGAAGCCGTGCTTCTCCACGTGGCTCTGCACGGCATGGCCGATGTCCTCCAGGCGGTTGCCGTGCACGCAGACGGCGATGGCGCGCTCCAGGGACTCGCGCGTCACCTGGATCAACCGGCGCGCCTCCTCGCTGATGTTCCCCACCGGGATGGTCCGGGCCGAGTCGGCGCAGAAGCCATTCTTGTAGCAGGCGAAGTCGATGCCGATGATGTCCCCTTCCTCGAGGATGACGCTCTTGCTGGGGATGCCGTGGACCACCACCTCGTTCACCGAGGTGCAGATGACCGCGGGGTACGGAGGCATCCCGTGAGGCGCATACCCCAGGAACGCCGAAGTGGCCCCGGCCTTGGTCATCACCTCGTTGGCGATCTCGTTGAGCTCCCAGGTGGACACACCCGGGCGGCAGGCGGCTTCGACGGCATCCAGCACGTCGGCGACGATCAAACCCGTCCGCCGCATCTTCGCGATGTCCTCGGCGCTCTTCAGGGTAATGGACAAGGGGCTCACCCGCGGACGACGGTGGAAATTCCCAGATAGGGCACCGCCTGTGCACCGTCAAGGGAGCGGCGGGACCGGCCCCCGGGCCCCGTTGGCGGGAATATGCATTTGCCGCTTGCTTGTATGCAGAGTAACGAATATTCATGCACGCCCATGCATAAGACGGTGATCGGCATCATTGGCGCGTCCGGCTACTCCGGCGTCGAGGCGACCCACATCCTGGCGGCCCACGAGAAGGTGGAGCTGCGGCTGGTGACCAGCGACAGGTGGCAGGGGGAGGCCGTGGGCCGCCGTCTGGGCATCATGGGGCCACTGGGGCAGCTGCGGTATGCGCCGCTGGACAAGAGCGTGGAGCTGGCGCGCGAGTGCGAGGTCGTCTTCCTGGCTACGCCGGCCGAGTCCTCGCTGCACCTGGTGCCCCAGCTGCTGGCGGCGGGCGTGCGGGTCATCGATCTGTCGGGGGCCTTCCGGCTCCAGGACACGGCCACCTACCCGGCCTTCTACAACTTCACGCACTCGTCACCGGAGCTGCTGGGGCAGGCGGTGTATGGGCTGCCGGAGCTATTCCGCGAGCGGATTCCGGGCGCGCGGCTGGTGTCCAACCCGGGCTGTTATGCGACGGCGTGCGCGCTGTCGGTGGCGCCGCTGCTGCGGGCCGGGCTGCTGGACGAGGGCTCGGTCATCTTCGACGCCGCCTCGGGCACGACGGGCGCCGGGCGCAAGGGCTCGGAGGACATGAGCTTCAGCGAGGTGGACGAGGACTTCCGCGCCTACCGCGTGCTGCGCCACCAGCACACGCCGGAGATCGCCCAGACGCTCGCCCTCACGGCCGGCCGGAAGGTGCCCCTGACGTTCACCGCGCACCTGCTGCCGCTCAAGCGGGGCA from Archangium lipolyticum includes the following:
- a CDS encoding aldo/keto reductase, yielding MKYVNLGHTGLKVSRICLGCMSYGTSKWRPWVLDEEASQPFFRRAVEAGINFFDTADMYSLGVSEEVTGRALRKYARMEEVVLATKVYNPMGDGPNMRGLSRKHIVQGCEASLKRLGVETIDLYQLHRMDPDTPLEETLGALDQLVRQGKVRYIGASSSSAWKFAKALSISERNGWARFVSMQNHYNLVYREEEREMMPLCQEEGIGVIPWSPLARGLLAGTRKSLDDKQSTTRSGSDAFANSLYDNPRDWDVVEAVKKVASERGNKPAEVSLAWLLSKPAVVAPIIGATKLDHLEDALRSLDVKLTPAEVKALEAPYVPHEVRGH
- a CDS encoding sigma 54-interacting transcriptional regulator, which encodes MASLTVRTPDGKVRTVPLHKRITSIGRSADNDVQVEDPSVPDSALHLLFDGTRYQLGSLGASFQVNGKKRDNHVLATADIIRVGGTELVFAREDAAPPRPSLVPTPALTVTHETERTTDPDSHTRDMPGVVGRELVLLRRLTAFSERLLGSSSRDDLLESLLDEAIEVTRADKGFLILRENGELRVKVARNLTRENLIDAVERVSDSIVEKVARTRKPLIISDALDDPEFKASKSVVNLQLLSVMCVPMVRGDELFGVLYVGNDRLVNRFEPKSLDMLTIFAAQALLLIHNALLVNDLKLDNTELRKRLDDTRYGEIVGACQGMLDVYKRIDKIAPTDISVLITGETGTGKELIAREIHRHSPRTKGPFVTINCGAIPENLLESELFGHVRGAFTGAVNTKAGKFQAAIGGTLFLDEIGEMPLQLQVKLLRALQEKVVYKVGDHRGEPVDIRVVAATNRVLEDEVRKGTFREDLYYRLNVVTLKLPPLRERGEDLFVLGKYFLQKYAKEFGAKTKSFSPSATVAMKKYSWPGNIRELENRIKKAVVLAEKPLLGPDDLDLKPENLDPVLPLSDARERWQKQYIQEVYERNNRNKTKTAKDLGVDPRTIFRHFEKLEAEKAGMPLPPDEGGDDELL
- a CDS encoding S1C family serine protease; the protein is MLTILLLAALAQAPVPAQDDVPEGAPDAGAPAVVPPLPVATLPPATHELFERLKGRVAQVRIIERRSGTKSSIGSAFFVSAEGHAVTNYHVVSSIVHHPEDYTAELVRDGNDASAIPVRLVDVDVVHDLAVIQQTGPVKDWFELSTKEPPQGTRLYAMGNPHDLGTTIVEGTYNGLVQDALYDKVHFSGAINPGMSGGPTVTGEGRVVGVNVATLGNQLGFLVPVAHARALLERARQVKESSPSALLAVVGSQLLDNQQRITERLLAEPLPTQQLGDYRVPGRWLPFLKCWGDTPHNPENPYTITRYQCSSEEDIYLSSDHRTGVVAYDHAAVASDTLGPLRFASLYADTFGNDAGGVDATREDVTNFRCKVEFVKVGGIPVRTALCLRAYKKFPGLYDLALRAATVNASTSGVQTCLDLAGFSADNARAIARRYLEALAWTK
- a CDS encoding FHA domain-containing protein, which translates into the protein MDEVIFLEVLEGDAVHARHRLERFPVTVGRGYANDVVLDDPKVSASHLRIERTEDGKLVVRDVGSRNGTFRVEPWAQLAELVLADDARVAVGDTVLRFRSRAHKVEDTRVTAIPAAPRGRVFERPFAFPAMLALTVAAFLLQEYLSSYQKTDWGSMTLAVLVPVVVAFFWAGIWSVASKVARRQFHFGAHGTIASLGLLGALAIPLLLGAVVYSLALGTWVRWLYLLGYLGWMGCVFFWHVRYVSRAEPKRLATLLALILVCFGFLTQLDSLLGDEDFSSSLDFDHTLLPPSFRAASAKPVDAFFDSTQELQKEVDELAKEAP
- a CDS encoding tetratricopeptide repeat protein, with protein sequence MNPEARAEMVAHAERALRRGELSEALSLYERLCRSFPGDESLAHKLTNVREMLLPEELEALRSLRVERPSVRQERVPLGPSSPVAEGERLFALGDYAAAAAAYRRALQERPDSELIRERLEELYRLARTLPVRPSPTDKKLPRQVEPLLLALLDRVAARRRLKRD
- a CDS encoding serine/threonine-protein kinase; the protein is MTLIGRNIGRYRILEELGSGGMSVVYKGLDTTLDREVAVKVLHPHLAMKSESRRRFAREAKAVARLHHPNILEVFDFSAEGAQDAFLVTEYVRGRTLKEYVDELGRPELPELAAMMLHEIAAALAHAHEAGVIHRDLKPENVMVREDGLLKLMDFGIAKLLDTEERMTVTGALVGSPAHMAPEIIEGHEIGPEADIFSLGTILYALIVGKLPFAAPNATATLKRILDGAYEDPRQRVPTLSDELAEICARCLERDPSRRYPNAGKLRDALGDYLAGLGFARVGEELASFFADPPSYQKLMRPRIIATLLERGERMLAEKRTPRALACLNQVLALDASNTRAHALLAGLARERRLKKWRARGLKVGAGLLVVSVLGLGVHLLRQRAPDARPVGVEVVPASVVRPTPKPGPATHPGAEKAPATTLAPPPPPLATVESAPLRKPQARAEPPRTEPPRAEPVRLAPVPASILVRPYGYIRVDDGERSEHPLAQHAVELSPGPHTVTISCDYCEDAQETIEVRPEAENVFRLRAQLKPSRLIFAYEPADAQVRVGSEVRTVRETQEHPFDIHSPRGPASFQHRVEYEVSHNGYLTEKRVALIEPGKSTTLRGSLVAE